In the genome of Sphingopyxis sp. YF1, the window CCAGTCGAACGCCAGCGGCGCCTCGCGAAAGGCAAAGCGGTCGAGGTGGCGCGCGACGGCATCCTTCAGCGCGTCGAGCTGCCCCGCCGCGCTTGCGTCGATCCGCACGTCCAGCGCCTCCGCCCCCGCATCGAAGGTCACCAGCGCGTCGTCCGGCCAGTCGGCACCGCGCGCATCCTTCGGAAAGGCGACGGTGCCGTGGTCGGCGGTGAAGTCGACCGCCAGATTATGCTGCCAGTGCTTGCACAGCTGCTGCAGATATCTTCTCGCCTGCGTGGTGGGCACGCGTGCGGTTGCCGAAAGGCTCATGGCGTCGTTCCTTACAGTCGTTCGATCTTCTGTGCCGCGTCATCGATCAGCGCGACGACGTCGTGCAACGCCTCCTGGTCGATGTCGCCGCCGCCGAGCTTGTCGAGCAGCACCTGGCGCAGATTGCCCATCGCGCGCCGCACCGACGCCGTGTCGGTGCGCTGGCGTTCGTCGCCGATCGCGGCAAGCCGGGCGACGAGCGCTTCGACCGCGTCGCGGTTCGCGTCGAGTTCGGCCACGCCCTCCGGGGTGATCGCGAACAATTTCTTCGCCCCCTCGCTTTGCTGCGCCGCGATCTGCCCCATGTCGTCGAGCAGGGTGAGGGTGGGGTAGATGACTCCCGGGCTCGGCGCATAGGCGCCGCCGGTCAGTTCCTCGATCCTGCGGATCAGGTCGTAACCGTGGCGTGGTTCGTCGGCGATCAGCTTCAGCAGCACGAGCCGCAATTCGCCGCCATCGAACATCCGTCGTCGCGGGCCGCCGCGGCCATGTCCGCCATCGCGGTGGCGCCCGCCGAAGCCGCGCCCGAAACCTTCGCCAAAGCCGCGGCCGTCGCGGTGCATGCCGTGCCGCTTGCCGCAATCGCGGCCGCTCCTGTGTCCGTAAAAATGCATGATCATATCCTTAGAGTGATTCGTGATAGCTCTAAGATATATCTTATAACATGAGGCGCAAGTCCCGGAGCGACAATTTTTCAGGACGTTCAGCCGGGCGGAGCGAAGCGCAGGTGGATCAGGGGATAGGGGCGGCCCTGCCCGTCGCGTTCCGACCGTCCCGTCGCGACGAAGCCAAGACGCTGATAGAAGCCCACGGCTTGGGCGTTTTGTTCGTTCACGTCGGTGGTGATCACAGGGTGCAGGCCGAGCGCGTGGTCGACGAGCGCGCGGCCGACCCCCGCGCCGCGATGGGCGGGGTCGATGAACAGCGCCTCCATGCTGGCTCCGTCGAGCAGCATGAAGCCGACGGGACGGTCGCGGGTGTCGACGGCAAGCCAGAGCGGTGCGAAGGGCAGGAAACCCTTGACCTCTTCCTCGATCGCCGCGCGGTCGGCGCGCGTCAGAAAGTCATGGGTCGCGTCGACCGCGTCGCGCCAGATATCGAGAACGTGCGCGCCGTCGGCGGGAGCGGAGGGGCGGATCGTGATCATTGTTCGGTTCATAGGAGGTCGGGGATCGTCCGCAAGCCGCGATGCGGTGCCGGGTTCGCCTTGACTCTGCCGCCGATCCCGCTAAGAGCGCCCCCGTGTTGCCACGGGTCCGGTTCCATCCGGGATCGCGGCAATTCCGTCCGAGACAGTTGGTGAAGGGACTATGCCCTTCTTAATTTCCAGCCGAGACGGGGAACAGTCTTTTTCGGTCGCCCGCCTGCTCGTCAGGCGTCCGCGGCTTGACCGACCCCATCGGACATCGTTGCGCAAGTTTCAGGCGGGATTCGTCCCGCGTGCGCTTGCGTCTGTTAGCCGCCCGGCGGCGCGTGTTCCCTCCGGGTGCGCGCGGTTCCGGGCACAGAGTGGAGAACAGGCATGGATCGTGCTGAAAAGGCCGAAGCCGTATCCTCGCTGAACGCTACGCTGTCGAATGCTGCCTCGGTTGTGGTCGTCCGCAACCTGGGTCTGACCGTCGCCCAGTCGACGGTGCTTCGCCAGCAGATGCGCGACGCGGGTGCGAGCTTCAAGGTCGCGAAGAACCGCCTTGCCAAAATCGCGCTCGAGGGCACGTCCTACACCGGACTCGGCGATCTGCTGACCGGGCCGACGGCCATCGCTTCGTCCACCGATCCGGTGGCGGCGGCGAAGGTCGCGGTGGAATTCGCCAAGACGAACGACAAGCTCGAAATCGTCGGCGGCGGCATGGGCGATACGCTTCTCGACGTCGATGGCGTCAAGGCCCTCGCTTCGCTTCCCTCGCTCGACGAGCTGCGCGCCAAGATCGTTGGTCTGGTGCAGGCTCCGGCCACCAAGCTGGCGCAGATTGCGGCAGCTCCGGCGGGCCAGCTGGCGCGGGTCTTTGGCGCTTACGCGGCCAAGGATGCGGCATAAACTACCGATTGAACGAAACTTATGCCGGGGTTGCCCGGTTCTGATGGAGAAATAACATGGCTGATCTTGCCAAGATCGTTGAAGACCTGTCGGCGCTGACCGTTCTGGAAGCTGCCGAGCTTTCGAAGATGCTCGAAGAAAAGTGGGGCGTTTCGGCCGCTGCTGCCGTTGCTGCCGCTCCGGCCGCTGCCGCCGCTGGCCCGGCTGCTGAAGAGCAGACCGAATTCGACGTCATCCTGACCGGTGACGGCGGCCAGAAGATCAACGTCATCAAGGAAGTCCGCGCGATCACCGGCCTGGGTCTTGGCGAAGCCAAGGCGCTCGTCGAAGGCGCGCCGAAGGCCGTCAAGGAAGGCGTTGCCAAGGCCGAAGCCGAAGAGCTGAAGAAGAAGCTCGAAGCGGCCGGTGCCACCGTCGAACTGAAGTAATTCGGTTCGCCGGTTCCGGCCCGTTCGCGGGCCGGGCCTGGTGAGAAAAGAAAAGGGGCGGTGCCGTCAGGCGCCGCCCCTTTTTCGTTGGTGGTCCGGCCGCTCAGTCGCGGGCGAAGCCCGGACGACGGAAGCTGTGCGAGAGACCGCGCGTGACGGGTTCGGGGCGGCGCACCAGCTGCTCGGCGGGAACAGGGGCAGGACGCTGCGCAATTTCCCAGGCGCTGACCGGCTGGCGGTTGGCCGGCTGTTCGCCCGCGAGGGCCGCGTCATAGGCAAGCTGCTCCTTGCGATCGAGGAAGCGTGCGCGCTTGAGCCGCTTGGCGAGCGTGGCAAACGGATTGTCGGCGGTCGGTCCGACGAGTGCCATCGCCTCGTGACGCCCCATGCTGCCGCTCGGCGCGGCGGCAAAGGCGGGCGTGGTGCGGCGCACCGGCTCTTCGGCGGCACGCGGCGCGGGAATCGGTTCGGGATTTGCCAAGGGATCGGCGGTGCGGGCTGCGGTCGGCGCCGCGGGGACCCATTCGCTGTTTTCGGCGGTTTCGCCGAACTCCCAGGCATCGGCGTCGCGCAAGGTACGACGGCGCCGTGCGAAGACGAGACCGGCACCGCCGATCAGCAGCAACGCGGCGGCGCCGCCGGCGACCTCCCAGGGGACAGCGCTGCCGTTTGCGACATGCTCGGCGGGTGCTGCTGCAGGGACGGGGTCAACCACCGGCGCAACCGGTGCAATCGCCGGCTCGGTGAGCTCGGGTATCGCGGCGTCGCGGGGCAGGGCTGCGG includes:
- a CDS encoding DUF2218 domain-containing protein, whose product is MSLSATARVPTTQARRYLQQLCKHWQHNLAVDFTADHGTVAFPKDARGADWPDDALVTFDAGAEALDVRIDASAAGQLDALKDAVARHLDRFAFREAPLAFDWQPG
- a CDS encoding acetyltransferase; amino-acid sequence: MITIRPSAPADGAHVLDIWRDAVDATHDFLTRADRAAIEEEVKGFLPFAPLWLAVDTRDRPVGFMLLDGASMEALFIDPAHRGAGVGRALVDHALGLHPVITTDVNEQNAQAVGFYQRLGFVATGRSERDGQGRPYPLIHLRFAPPG
- the rplL gene encoding 50S ribosomal protein L7/L12, with the protein product MADLAKIVEDLSALTVLEAAELSKMLEEKWGVSAAAAVAAAPAAAAAGPAAEEQTEFDVILTGDGGQKINVIKEVRAITGLGLGEAKALVEGAPKAVKEGVAKAEAEELKKKLEAAGATVELK
- a CDS encoding PadR family transcriptional regulator, which gives rise to MIMHFYGHRSGRDCGKRHGMHRDGRGFGEGFGRGFGGRHRDGGHGRGGPRRRMFDGGELRLVLLKLIADEPRHGYDLIRRIEELTGGAYAPSPGVIYPTLTLLDDMGQIAAQQSEGAKKLFAITPEGVAELDANRDAVEALVARLAAIGDERQRTDTASVRRAMGNLRQVLLDKLGGGDIDQEALHDVVALIDDAAQKIERL
- the rplJ gene encoding 50S ribosomal protein L10, producing the protein MDRAEKAEAVSSLNATLSNAASVVVVRNLGLTVAQSTVLRQQMRDAGASFKVAKNRLAKIALEGTSYTGLGDLLTGPTAIASSTDPVAAAKVAVEFAKTNDKLEIVGGGMGDTLLDVDGVKALASLPSLDELRAKIVGLVQAPATKLAQIAAAPAGQLARVFGAYAAKDAA